A single region of the Tigriopus californicus strain San Diego chromosome 8, Tcal_SD_v2.1, whole genome shotgun sequence genome encodes:
- the LOC131885446 gene encoding uncharacterized protein LOC131885446: protein MIHFSRSCCCYSPRDGAIIIGITFMICSTVALLLEIGLIVEWSDIKDNMNEHLRHFTYPLILVSFVLSFTSLIFSILLLSGVKRGKSAFLIPWLIWSVLYLFIGLASSTYEIWTGGGSLTIKIILPITYALVHGFWGYSILCVYSYYGELRQGEKDKEHDDKEAEYCSDRNNHHESGFEPEPSEKDIIYLDDLFHPKIHPHDVWRVDNEGYDNPYGYTANQRTSTRGKRKKKTFTM, encoded by the exons ATGATCCATTTCAGTCGGAGCTGTTGCTGTTACTCCCCTCGTGATGGGGCAATCATCATCGGGATCACATTCATGATCTGTTCCACCGTGGCTCTTCTCTTAGAGATAGGACTTATTGTCGAATGGTCGGacatcaaagacaacatgaatGAGCACCTTCGGCATT ttaCATACCCTTTGATTCTCGTGAGCTTCGTCTTAAGTTTCACTTCATTGATTTTCTCAATCTTATTACTCAGTGGGGTTAAGCGG ggaaAGAGTGCGTTTCTAATACCGTGGCTCATTTGGTCCGTTCTGTATTTGTTCATTGGTTTGGCTAGTTCCACCTACGAGATCTGGACTGGAGGAGGATCTCTCACCATCAAAATCATCCTCCCTATAACATACGCTTTAGTGCATGGGTTCTGGGGCTATTCTATTCTATGCGTATATTCCTACTATGGGGAGCTACGGCAGGGCGAAAAAGATAAGGAACACGACGACAAAGAAGCCGAGTATTGCTCTGACCGCAACAACCACCATGAGAGTGGATTTGAGCCAGAACCTTCCGAGAAGGATATCATCTATCTCGATGATTTGTTTCATCCCAAGATCCATCCCCATGACGTGTGGAGGGTAGACAATGAGGGCTACGATAATCCGTATGGATACACTGCAAACCAACGCACAAGTACTCGAGGAAAGCGGAAGAAAAAAACGTTTACCATGTGA